The genomic region GGCGCGCGGGCGCGGTTTTTCAGCTTGCAGTGTCGGCGATGTCGCTCGCGCTTATATTTCTGTTCGCAAACTTGGGCGGGCGCGCCCCGGAATTCCGGCCGGCGGATTCGACGGGCGAACGAGCTTGATCACCATTCGAACACGCCGTTATCTTGCGCCCATTTGTAAGCAAGAATCCCCGCGGCCACCGCGACGTTCAGCGATTCAATCCCGGAAACCATCGGAATACTCACCGAATGATCGCAATGTCCGGCGAGTTTCTGGCGGATGCCTTTGTCCTCCCCGCCCAATACGAGTGCACAGCGCTCGGGAAATTTGAACTTCCTCCCCGAGCTGGAATCCTTGCAGGCAGCAGCGGCCACGCTCCAGAATCCGCGGCGCGCCAACTCGTCCAACACCTGCGAGAGGTTGCGGCCGCGGCATATCGGAATTTTGAACGCAAGCCCCGCGCTCGCTTTGTAAAAAACCGGCCCCGGCTGTGCTGACCGGTGGGAAGGAAGCACGACAGCGGACGCTCCCACCGCGGCCGCGCTCCGCACGATTGCTCCCGCGTTCCGCGGATCGGTGATCCCGTCAAGCAATACGACAAGCGCGCGCCCGCTTTCCGGAACCGCTTCCACCGGATCCTGATTGGGAAGTTCGCGAATCGCCCCAAACACGTTTTGATGTCCATCCGGAAGCTCAAGATTGTCCAATTCCGCGCGTTCGATCCGCCTCGTTTTGACTCCGGACGTATCGAAAAGCCTCGCGATTTCAGCGCGCTTATCGTCTCCCGCCGCCACCGCGAATTCGAGCAATCCGGCATCGGCAGCCAGTTCGAGCGGGTGAACGCCGACGACCAGCCTTTCCCATGGGATTTTTAGACCCGCAACCGAAATCGCGCGCGCTTCCACGGATGACTTCCTGCGATTCAAGTTCTTGTTTTTGCGTGGCCCAACTTGCATTCTTTACGTCCTTCAGGACCGGGACAGGATTCGTGTTCGTCGCATGGCTCCGTATGAATCGTGATGTCGCTTCCCGGAAACTTGCCCCTGATTGCGTCCTCGATTCTGTCGCAGTAATCGTGGGTCTCTTCCAGCGTCAGATATCGGCAACATACCAGATGGAAATCAATGAAGTAGTCCGGGCGCTGCCCGCGGCACCGGAAATTGTGAGCTTCGAAGATGAACCCGGGAAAGCCGGAAAGTATCTCTTCGACCTCTTTCCGAATTTCAGACTCTTCCCTGGGAGCCGCGTCGGCAAGCTGCTGACCCGACCGGAACATCAAAATAAAGGCAAGCACGATGATGTAAACGCTTACAAGTATGGTTATCGCGGGATCGTAATAACTCACGCCTGTAACCTTTACCAACAAAAGCGCCAGC from bacterium harbors:
- the rlmB gene encoding 23S rRNA (guanosine(2251)-2'-O)-methyltransferase RlmB — its product is MEARAISVAGLKIPWERLVVGVHPLELAADAGLLEFAVAAGDDKRAEIARLFDTSGVKTRRIERAELDNLELPDGHQNVFGAIRELPNQDPVEAVPESGRALVVLLDGITDPRNAGAIVRSAAAVGASAVVLPSHRSAQPGPVFYKASAGLAFKIPICRGRNLSQVLDELARRGFWSVAAAACKDSSSGRKFKFPERCALVLGGEDKGIRQKLAGHCDHSVSIPMVSGIESLNVAVAAGILAYKWAQDNGVFEW